The candidate division WOR-3 bacterium genome contains a region encoding:
- a CDS encoding BamA/TamA family outer membrane protein — translation MPTRFILILIGYTIFSILYAGNDSLPTEPFSVEKIIFQGNISFKPKLLKQLLDIKEKEEIYSLAVEKATRNLISFYVQQGFQYINLETDLKKTTKGITIIFKINEGPRIKISKINIFWVNRLIPIDTLRAEIPYKTADFKKGKFNLSVLHSQLKIRAGDFLIIPKILQSQDALAQWYQDNGYAFVNTDYHIKVDNLKADVSFFIEEGPLVTIKEIRVRGNQNVRYPIILRTAQIKIGEKYSRKKITTAIQRLYGTRLFERVSFSISVIDTSHLPFAHIDSNRQKSFSLVDSITLRFDVLEQPARSIGLGIGLQASPLRLILSTEWEHLNFLSRGQNLFFSFGYAPTFTKDWRTELKSIYRIFYILALPINFSFQPSFKYEKRNISNTDVVNLIEETNLNIETGVSRYFGPNLECGTYLRYLRIWIKPLLPVINQKTITNSQNIYLRYDTRDNLFTPQKGVFFSTNLQLAGSVLSGDNDFYKIQSELVLFKSLLNDYVIGFRIMSGLAVPYGRSSQIPFYDAFTLGGNNGLRGFAERALGPDSIGTEHYGSGMINANWELRSHYQKLLDWVVFSDWGRVDHQGDIIRFDWDKFFYSVGLGIRINTRIGPIRIDYAKRLKSAPTGDWGKIHLGLLNMF, via the coding sequence AATATTTCTTTTAAACCCAAGCTCTTAAAACAATTATTAGACATAAAGGAGAAAGAAGAGATTTACAGTTTAGCCGTTGAAAAAGCGACCAGAAACTTAATTTCTTTCTATGTTCAACAAGGCTTTCAATATATTAACCTTGAAACTGACCTTAAAAAGACAACGAAAGGTATTACAATTATTTTTAAAATCAACGAAGGCCCACGGATAAAAATTTCTAAAATTAATATCTTTTGGGTCAATCGTTTAATACCAATTGATACTCTCAGAGCCGAAATTCCGTATAAGACTGCTGACTTTAAAAAAGGAAAATTTAACCTCAGCGTTCTTCATTCACAATTAAAGATAAGAGCCGGCGATTTTTTGATTATCCCCAAGATCCTGCAGAGCCAAGATGCTTTAGCCCAATGGTATCAGGATAACGGCTATGCTTTTGTAAATACTGACTATCATATAAAGGTTGATAACCTCAAGGCAGATGTAAGTTTTTTTATTGAGGAAGGACCACTTGTCACGATTAAAGAAATTAGAGTCCGGGGCAATCAAAATGTCCGTTATCCGATTATTTTACGCACCGCCCAAATTAAAATTGGCGAGAAATATTCTCGCAAAAAAATCACCACCGCCATCCAGCGACTTTATGGCACACGGCTTTTTGAACGCGTCTCATTTTCGATCTCAGTAATTGATACTTCGCATTTACCCTTCGCACACATTGACTCCAATCGCCAAAAATCTTTTAGTTTAGTTGATAGCATTACGCTTCGGTTTGATGTTTTAGAACAACCGGCACGAAGCATTGGTTTGGGCATCGGGCTTCAAGCTTCGCCTCTGCGATTAATTTTGTCAACTGAATGGGAACACTTAAACTTCTTATCTCGGGGACAAAATCTGTTTTTCTCATTTGGATACGCGCCAACTTTTACTAAAGATTGGCGAACAGAATTAAAAAGCATTTACCGAATTTTTTATATTCTCGCTTTACCGATTAATTTTTCATTTCAGCCTTCTTTTAAATATGAAAAGAGAAATATCAGTAATACTGATGTAGTTAATCTTATTGAAGAAACAAACTTAAACATTGAGACTGGTGTTTCTCGTTATTTCGGACCAAATTTAGAATGCGGAACCTATCTTCGCTATCTTCGAATTTGGATTAAACCGTTGTTGCCTGTGATAAACCAGAAAACAATAACAAATTCCCAAAATATTTATCTCCGATATGATACCCGCGATAATCTCTTTACGCCACAAAAAGGTGTCTTCTTTTCGACTAATCTACAATTAGCCGGAAGTGTCTTATCTGGCGATAATGATTTTTATAAGATACAATCCGAGTTGGTTTTGTTTAAATCCCTTTTGAATGATTATGTGATAGGTTTTAGAATAATGTCTGGTCTTGCTGTTCCTTATGGGCGCTCAAGTCAGATTCCTTTTTATGATGCCTTTACTCTTGGCGGCAACAATGGTCTTCGAGGTTTTGCCGAAAGAGCACTGGGACCAGATAGTATTGGCACAGAACATTATGGCTCTGGAATGATTAATGCTAATTGGGAACTACGTAGTCATTATCAAAAATTACTCGATTGGGTCGTATTTAGTGATTGGGGACGAGTAGACCATCAAGGAGATATTATACGTTTTGACTGGGATAAGTTCTTTTATAGTGTCGGCTTAGGAATTAGAATTAACACCAGAATCGGTCCCATAAGAATCGATTATGCCAAACGCTTAAAATCCGCACCAACTGGTGATTGGGGCAAAATCCATCTTGGGCTATTGAATATGTTTTAA